One genomic segment of Mesoterricola silvestris includes these proteins:
- a CDS encoding aminotransferase-like domain-containing protein, translating into MDGWDLAISLDRTHKDPLYLQIVKALEAGIRRGRFKPGDALPGTRGLAELLGVNRTTALAAYKELEAEGWIRVAPDSGTFVADTFPFSVEGDAGIAAQDSASWKRASRRNEPFYQPPAAALDTFRLIPDLPDLRLAPTAAIHRAYGRILKLHPERLLQPAWDPRGLLELRASLCQMLRDLRGLAVDAGNLVLTRGLMSTLNLVCRVLFAPGDAVAVEDPGFFRVAEAFRAAGARVFPVPVDARGLDVEALEALLVREDLRLLHLTASPQHPTQVILDPQRRRRLLELSRVHGFRILEGDPSLGFHREKNPSLPLASDDPHGRVLYFGGLEQILAPGLQVGFLAGPADLIKVLAQQRQLVDWPGNQVQEAAIEEILRDGEVVRHLRRTRKITEERRETMVDRLLLHLDPAIQVRNPREGLSLWVKVAEDVPLALWTERCLARGVIFYPGHLYDFHRREIPYFCLGFAGHTLDEQNEACTRMAAALKEARSLAP; encoded by the coding sequence ATGGACGGCTGGGATCTCGCGATCAGTCTGGACCGGACCCACAAGGATCCTCTCTACCTCCAGATCGTGAAGGCCCTGGAGGCGGGCATCCGCAGGGGGCGCTTCAAGCCCGGGGACGCCCTGCCCGGCACCCGGGGGCTGGCGGAACTGCTGGGCGTGAACCGCACCACCGCGCTGGCCGCATACAAGGAACTGGAGGCCGAGGGCTGGATCCGGGTCGCGCCGGACAGCGGCACCTTCGTGGCCGACACCTTCCCCTTCTCCGTGGAGGGGGACGCGGGGATCGCCGCCCAGGACTCGGCCTCCTGGAAGCGCGCCTCCCGCAGGAACGAGCCCTTCTACCAGCCGCCGGCGGCGGCCCTGGACACCTTCCGCCTCATACCCGACCTGCCCGACCTGCGACTGGCGCCCACCGCGGCCATCCACCGCGCCTACGGGCGCATCCTGAAGCTGCACCCGGAGCGCCTCCTCCAGCCCGCCTGGGACCCGCGGGGACTCCTGGAGCTGCGCGCCTCCCTGTGCCAGATGCTGCGGGACCTCCGCGGCCTGGCGGTGGACGCGGGCAACCTCGTCCTCACCCGGGGCCTCATGAGCACCCTGAACCTCGTGTGCCGGGTGCTCTTCGCTCCGGGGGACGCGGTGGCGGTGGAGGACCCGGGCTTCTTCCGGGTGGCGGAGGCCTTCCGGGCCGCGGGGGCCCGGGTCTTCCCCGTGCCGGTGGACGCCCGCGGCCTGGATGTGGAGGCGCTGGAGGCCCTGCTGGTGAGGGAGGACCTGAGGCTCCTGCACCTCACCGCCAGCCCCCAGCATCCCACCCAGGTGATCCTGGACCCCCAGCGCCGCCGGCGCCTCCTGGAGCTGTCCCGGGTCCACGGCTTCCGCATCCTGGAGGGGGATCCCTCCCTGGGCTTCCACCGGGAGAAGAATCCGAGCCTGCCTCTGGCCAGCGACGATCCCCATGGCCGGGTGCTGTACTTCGGCGGTCTGGAGCAGATCCTGGCCCCGGGGCTGCAGGTGGGGTTCCTCGCGGGCCCGGCGGACCTCATCAAGGTCCTCGCCCAGCAGCGGCAACTGGTGGACTGGCCCGGAAACCAGGTGCAGGAGGCGGCCATCGAGGAGATCCTGCGGGACGGCGAGGTGGTGCGCCACCTGAGGCGGACGCGCAAGATCACCGAGGAGCGCCGGGAGACCATGGTGGACCGGCTCCTGCTGCACCTGGACCCCGCCATCCAGGTGCGGAATCCCCGGGAAGGCCTCTCGCTGTGGGTCAAGGTGGCCGAGGACGTGCCCCTGGCCCTCTGGACCGAGCGGTGCCTCGCCCGGGGCGTGATCTTCTATCCGGGGCACCTGTACGACTTCCACCGTCGCGAGATCCCCTACTTCTGCCTCGGCTTCGCGGGGCACACCCTGGACGAGCAGAACGAGGCGTGCACCCGCATGGCCGCGGCCCTGAAGGAGGCCAGGAGCCTGGCCCCCTGA
- a CDS encoding QcrA and Rieske domain-containing protein: MSQNSFSTPMQRRTFCLGALAAAATLGCGGGGGGMTAAPPPPPPPSGALQTTDTRSGLLAEPVPTTRDYRNLGNFLLIRDSGGIYAMTAICTHMGCTVGLPAGSQITCPCHGSVYDLGGGNLQGPAVSPLVHLEVTEATPGGLLVVNTLKTVAASVRI; this comes from the coding sequence ATGTCCCAGAATTCCTTCTCCACGCCCATGCAACGCAGGACCTTCTGCCTGGGAGCCCTGGCCGCCGCGGCCACCCTCGGGTGCGGCGGCGGAGGGGGCGGAATGACCGCGGCCCCGCCCCCGCCGCCACCGCCCTCCGGCGCGCTGCAGACGACGGACACCCGCAGCGGCCTCCTGGCCGAGCCCGTCCCCACCACCCGCGACTACCGGAACCTTGGCAACTTCCTGCTGATCCGGGACTCCGGCGGCATCTACGCCATGACGGCCATCTGCACCCACATGGGCTGCACCGTGGGCCTGCCCGCGGGTTCCCAGATCACCTGCCCCTGCCACGGCAGCGTCTACGACCTCGGCGGCGGGAACCTGCAGGGTCCCGCGGTGTCGCCCCTGGTCCACCTGGAGGTGACGGAGGCCACGCCGGGGGGCCTCCTCGTCGTGAACACCCTCAAGACCGTCGCGGCTTCGGTGCGCATCTGA
- a CDS encoding CHRD domain-containing protein, with amino-acid sequence MFQTHPNPFSRRPWAVALGGLTLAAALACGGGGGGSSAPPPPPPPPPPAPFLSGASLDGASEVPPVSSTATASGSVRVDPATMIITGGVVSTGIAGTQAHIHDGAAGVSGPVVIPLSGGAGGVWTIAANTVLTSAQYASLQAGNYYFNIHSASNPGGEIRGQIALTTRFASLDGTQETPATGSAATGIGVLSVNAATGVSYGSILTQGLTGVASHVHDGALGAAGPVILPLQDAGGGTWALPSGSTLTAAQVTTFLAGGLYGNVHSVAFPNGEIRGQFNLASPLVRSTTLSGASEVPANASTATGTGTFALDPRTLELRAGVVTSGVTGVAAHIHIGASGVAGAVIIPLIQDADGAWVTPAGTFLTSDQFASLRNGGLYVNVHSAAFPNGEIRGQIPGDSGSPAGGGGTGGGGGTGGGY; translated from the coding sequence ATGTTCCAGACGCACCCGAATCCCTTTTCCCGGCGGCCCTGGGCCGTGGCCCTGGGCGGGCTGACCCTCGCGGCGGCCCTGGCCTGCGGCGGCGGAGGCGGCGGCTCTTCCGCGCCCCCCCCTCCTCCCCCGCCTCCGCCCCCGGCTCCCTTCCTCAGCGGCGCCTCGCTGGACGGCGCCTCCGAGGTGCCCCCCGTCTCCTCCACGGCCACGGCCAGCGGTTCCGTCCGGGTCGACCCCGCCACGATGATCATCACGGGCGGCGTCGTCTCCACGGGCATCGCAGGCACCCAGGCCCACATCCATGACGGCGCGGCCGGGGTATCGGGGCCCGTGGTCATCCCCCTGAGCGGCGGCGCCGGCGGGGTCTGGACCATCGCCGCGAACACGGTTCTCACCAGCGCCCAGTACGCCAGCCTCCAGGCCGGCAACTACTATTTCAACATCCACAGCGCCAGCAATCCGGGTGGGGAGATCCGCGGGCAGATCGCCCTGACGACCCGCTTCGCCTCCCTGGACGGCACCCAGGAGACGCCGGCCACCGGGAGCGCGGCCACCGGCATCGGCGTGCTGTCGGTGAACGCCGCCACGGGCGTATCCTACGGCTCCATCCTCACCCAGGGCCTCACGGGGGTGGCCTCCCACGTGCACGACGGCGCCCTGGGCGCCGCCGGCCCCGTGATCCTGCCGCTCCAGGACGCCGGCGGGGGCACCTGGGCCCTGCCCTCCGGTTCCACGCTCACCGCGGCCCAGGTGACGACCTTCCTGGCGGGGGGCCTCTACGGCAACGTGCACAGCGTGGCCTTTCCCAACGGCGAGATCCGCGGTCAGTTCAACCTGGCCAGCCCCCTGGTGCGGAGCACCACGCTCAGCGGCGCATCCGAAGTCCCGGCGAACGCCTCCACGGCCACCGGCACGGGGACCTTCGCCCTCGACCCCAGGACCCTCGAGCTCAGGGCCGGAGTCGTCACGTCCGGCGTGACCGGGGTGGCCGCGCACATCCACATCGGCGCGTCCGGAGTCGCCGGCGCGGTCATCATCCCGCTCATCCAGGACGCCGATGGGGCCTGGGTGACGCCCGCGGGGACCTTCCTCACCTCCGACCAGTTCGCCAGCCTGCGCAACGGCGGCCTCTATGTGAACGTGCACAGCGCAGCCTTCCCAAACGGCGAGATCCGCGGCCAGATCCCCGGCGACTCCGGCTCCCCCGCCGGCGGTGGCGGGACCGGTGGCGGCGGCGGAACCGGCGGCGGCTACTGA
- a CDS encoding DUF5777 family beta-barrel protein — protein sequence MTLRPLFLACLLGLPSRASDVPLGLNLPTADRLENWDLAVRFTHRFLEPARGASKDFYGLDGANVAGLGLDAGIGAVPGLNAQVYRTSDGKTLVLALQQHLLGTPWIRMALRAERFDETVKRTPLPLGTVGISGAAFQAPTEVQAGSRVTVLLVPTWLSRTSTVDSGLFTLAGGLRWQMAPRHALLAEYYPRPSRLDPEHYQAGSSLGYRFATRGHRFTLLATSATGTTAHQVLGGDYGGGPRSVNHWTLGFNIVRIF from the coding sequence ATGACCCTTCGCCCCCTGTTTCTCGCCTGCCTGCTAGGCCTGCCTTCCCGGGCGTCCGATGTGCCCCTGGGCCTGAACCTGCCCACGGCGGACCGCCTGGAGAACTGGGATCTGGCCGTGCGGTTCACCCACCGGTTCCTGGAACCCGCCCGGGGCGCCAGCAAGGACTTCTACGGCCTGGACGGGGCCAACGTGGCGGGCCTGGGCCTCGATGCCGGCATCGGCGCGGTGCCCGGCCTCAACGCCCAGGTCTACCGGACCTCCGACGGCAAGACCCTGGTGCTGGCCCTGCAGCAGCACCTCCTGGGCACGCCGTGGATCCGCATGGCCCTGCGGGCGGAGCGCTTCGACGAGACCGTCAAGCGGACCCCCCTGCCCCTGGGCACCGTGGGCATTTCCGGCGCCGCCTTCCAGGCCCCCACGGAAGTGCAGGCCGGTTCCCGGGTCACGGTCCTCCTGGTGCCCACCTGGCTGTCCCGCACCAGCACCGTGGATTCCGGGCTCTTCACCCTGGCGGGGGGCCTCCGCTGGCAGATGGCGCCCCGGCACGCCCTGCTGGCGGAGTACTACCCCCGGCCCTCGCGCCTGGATCCGGAGCACTACCAGGCCGGTTCCTCCCTGGGCTACCGCTTCGCCACCCGGGGCCACCGGTTCACGCTCCTGGCCACCAGCGCCACCGGCACCACCGCCCACCAGGTCCTGGGCGGCGACTACGGCGGCGGCCCCCGCAGCGTCAACCACTGGACCCTGGGCTTCAACATCGTCCGGATCTTCTAG
- a CDS encoding DUF2231 domain-containing protein: protein MLPWNHLHPLIVHFPIALLTTAPAVVLFGLLWPAQRPGIHATALALLVLGTLTAGAALVTGEAGAALAQRTPALRAAVARHEQMAQGAALAFALLTASFGALHLGPWWTRAPRGAMALCALWLGLSALGVLQLTLAAHLGGRMVHLLGLHATPESP from the coding sequence ATGCTGCCCTGGAACCACCTCCATCCCCTGATCGTCCACTTCCCCATCGCCCTGCTTACCACGGCCCCCGCCGTGGTCCTGTTCGGGCTGCTCTGGCCCGCCCAGCGCCCGGGCATCCACGCCACCGCCCTGGCCCTGCTCGTCCTGGGCACCCTCACCGCGGGGGCGGCCCTGGTGACCGGGGAGGCCGGCGCGGCCCTGGCCCAGCGGACACCGGCCCTGCGGGCCGCCGTTGCCCGGCACGAGCAGATGGCCCAGGGCGCCGCCTTGGCCTTCGCGCTCCTGACCGCCTCCTTCGGGGCGCTCCACCTGGGCCCCTGGTGGACCCGGGCACCCCGCGGGGCCATGGCCCTCTGCGCCCTTTGGCTCGGTCTGTCGGCCCTGGGCGTGCTGCAGCTCACCCTAGCCGCCCATTTGGGCGGACGCATGGTCCACCTGTTGGGCCTCCACGCCACCCCGGAGTCGCCATGA
- a CDS encoding c-type cytochrome — MTSLLGLALCAAVVQTAPPDRPLPVLRHLYAENCARCHGLDGSARSPEGTRLKGLDFTSARDMEGRTDQEMAQAIASGLFFGLRMPAFRSTFSETEIRTLIREVLRKARRGRPLDEPAER; from the coding sequence GTGACCAGCCTGTTGGGCCTCGCCCTGTGCGCGGCCGTGGTCCAGACCGCGCCCCCCGACCGGCCCCTTCCGGTTCTGCGGCACCTGTATGCGGAGAACTGCGCCCGCTGCCACGGCCTGGATGGTTCCGCCCGGTCGCCGGAAGGAACCCGGTTGAAGGGGCTGGATTTCACCTCCGCCCGGGACATGGAGGGCAGGACGGACCAGGAGATGGCCCAGGCCATCGCCTCCGGGCTGTTTTTCGGCCTCCGGATGCCCGCGTTCCGTTCCACGTTCTCCGAAACCGAGATCAGGACCCTGATCCGGGAGGTCCTTCGCAAGGCCCGCAGGGGGCGTCCCCTGGACGAACCCGCGGAACGGTGA
- a CDS encoding M64 family metallopeptidase, whose amino-acid sequence MTWILKASLVALLLLAGCAGPGREDPAANLPASALASQVEDLQRSGDPANRIHVVLLGDGYRAEDQAKLSRDARNWLATFVGTPPFANYASYFNVKVVHVVSPQDGASNGSHGLGVTRDTVLGATFRNASPEGVAPDYRLLVVDNARVLALAMALAPECTVALVLVNDSKYGGSGGAVPVFSANPASGLIALHELGHAFGGLADEYQCGDTSALPATLEAFPNVTARRDPDQIKWRSWIAPGVPLPTPAGVPGLGLFEGAYFHDTGVFRPRQACRMRSLGDGFCEVCSEAIVRRIYDRVRPLDPPITPLAANPLRLSVARPVPVPDTVRVAWAVDGAAVAGDGDTLVLPAPLQGNHTVTATVTDTTPLVREGLERLTAVQTWTFGSPQAARVEPARHLVLRLVRTPRGFQVAERRVVDLPLPPDAGRGAWQAEVVGPGGDVQFRTGLEDPSPLRGEFQHPGESGRIQGRWMEDGRPVSFLVRIPWVEDGELALFRKVEGAPRVRLGTVPLGEGVRPAY is encoded by the coding sequence ATGACCTGGATCCTGAAGGCCAGCCTAGTCGCCCTGCTCCTCCTGGCGGGCTGCGCCGGCCCCGGTCGGGAGGACCCGGCGGCCAACCTTCCTGCCTCCGCGCTGGCCTCCCAGGTGGAGGACCTGCAACGGAGCGGGGACCCCGCGAACCGTATCCATGTGGTGCTGCTGGGGGATGGCTACCGCGCTGAGGACCAGGCGAAGTTGTCCCGGGACGCCCGGAACTGGCTGGCCACCTTCGTGGGGACGCCGCCCTTCGCCAACTACGCCTCCTATTTCAACGTCAAGGTTGTGCACGTGGTTTCCCCCCAGGACGGCGCCTCCAACGGCAGCCACGGCTTGGGCGTGACCCGGGATACCGTCCTGGGGGCCACCTTCCGGAACGCCAGCCCCGAGGGTGTTGCGCCGGACTATCGCCTGCTGGTGGTGGATAATGCCCGGGTCCTGGCCCTGGCCATGGCCCTGGCACCCGAGTGCACGGTCGCCCTCGTGCTGGTGAATGATTCCAAGTACGGCGGGTCCGGCGGAGCGGTGCCCGTCTTCTCCGCCAACCCGGCCTCCGGGCTCATCGCCCTGCACGAACTCGGACACGCCTTCGGCGGGCTGGCCGACGAGTACCAGTGTGGCGACACCAGCGCCCTGCCCGCCACCCTCGAAGCCTTCCCCAATGTGACGGCCCGCCGGGATCCGGACCAGATCAAGTGGCGGAGCTGGATCGCCCCTGGAGTGCCCCTGCCCACCCCGGCCGGCGTGCCCGGGCTGGGCCTCTTCGAGGGGGCCTACTTCCACGACACCGGCGTCTTCAGGCCCCGCCAGGCCTGCCGCATGCGGTCCCTGGGCGACGGTTTCTGCGAAGTGTGCAGCGAGGCCATCGTGCGCCGGATCTACGACCGGGTCCGCCCCCTGGATCCTCCCATCACCCCCCTTGCCGCCAACCCCCTTCGCCTTTCCGTGGCGCGACCGGTGCCTGTGCCGGACACGGTCCGGGTGGCCTGGGCGGTGGATGGCGCGGCGGTGGCGGGGGACGGCGACACCCTGGTCCTCCCGGCCCCGCTCCAGGGCAACCACACGGTCACCGCCACCGTGACCGACACCACGCCCCTGGTGCGGGAGGGCTTGGAGCGTTTGACGGCCGTCCAGACCTGGACCTTCGGGTCCCCGCAGGCCGCGAGGGTGGAACCTGCCCGGCATCTGGTGCTGCGCCTCGTCCGCACGCCCAGGGGCTTCCAGGTGGCGGAGCGCCGGGTCGTAGACCTGCCGTTGCCGCCGGACGCGGGGCGGGGGGCATGGCAGGCCGAAGTCGTCGGTCCCGGGGGCGACGTGCAGTTCCGCACGGGATTGGAGGACCCCTCCCCCCTGCGCGGCGAATTCCAGCACCCCGGGGAATCCGGCCGGATCCAGGGCCGCTGGATGGAGGACGGCCGGCCGGTTTCCTTCCTGGTTCGAATTCCCTGGGTGGAGGACGGGGAACTGGCCCTCTTCCGGAAGGTGGAGGGGGCGCCGCGGGTCCGGTTGGGAACGGTGCCCTTGGGGGAAGGCGTGCGACCCGCTTATTGA
- a CDS encoding electron transfer flavoprotein subunit alpha/FixB family protein, whose translation MDNVFAFLAHAGGRLDDSALELLGAARALFPGAAPIALAAGSGASLDAACQEAAASFAEVWKFDQEALAYPNAELLRPLLARVLPPGAIVLLPHSTLGMDLGPGLSVKLGAAYLPDVVDGAAAAGTTLEAVRQEFGGQVSSHVACDLSAGAVVTLRSGAFKADASRSAAGRVVDRSAEAAGLTARRRFLERVQAEAGDIDITREEVLVSVGRGIGDKENIALVEELAEAMGAALCCSRPIVDAKWLEKPRQVGTSGQTVKPKVYLALGISGSFQHLGGIKGNPFLVAVNKNPKAPIFQAASVGIVADLLELVPELTERIRKG comes from the coding sequence ATGGACAACGTCTTCGCATTCCTCGCCCACGCCGGCGGCAGGCTGGACGACTCCGCCCTGGAGCTCCTCGGCGCCGCCCGGGCCCTCTTCCCCGGCGCCGCCCCCATCGCCCTGGCGGCGGGCTCCGGAGCCTCCCTGGACGCCGCCTGCCAGGAGGCCGCCGCCTCCTTCGCCGAGGTGTGGAAATTCGACCAGGAGGCCCTGGCCTACCCCAACGCCGAACTCCTCCGGCCCCTCCTGGCCCGCGTCCTGCCCCCCGGCGCCATCGTGCTCCTGCCCCACAGCACCCTGGGCATGGACCTGGGCCCCGGGCTCTCCGTGAAGCTGGGCGCGGCCTACCTCCCCGACGTGGTGGACGGCGCCGCCGCCGCGGGCACCACCCTCGAGGCCGTGCGCCAGGAATTCGGCGGCCAGGTCTCGTCCCACGTGGCCTGCGACCTGTCCGCGGGCGCCGTGGTCACCCTGCGCTCCGGGGCCTTCAAGGCCGACGCGTCCCGGTCGGCGGCGGGCAGGGTCGTGGACCGCTCCGCAGAGGCCGCGGGCCTCACCGCGCGGCGGCGCTTCCTCGAACGGGTCCAGGCCGAGGCCGGGGACATCGACATCACCCGGGAGGAGGTGCTGGTGTCCGTGGGCCGGGGCATCGGCGACAAGGAGAACATCGCCCTGGTGGAGGAACTGGCCGAGGCCATGGGCGCCGCGCTCTGCTGCTCCCGCCCCATCGTGGACGCCAAGTGGCTGGAGAAGCCCCGGCAGGTGGGCACCTCGGGCCAGACGGTGAAGCCCAAGGTCTACCTGGCCCTGGGCATCAGCGGCTCCTTCCAGCACCTGGGCGGCATCAAGGGCAACCCCTTCCTGGTGGCCGTGAACAAGAACCCCAAGGCCCCCATCTTCCAGGCCGCCAGCGTGGGGATCGTGGCCGACCTGCTGGAGCTGGTGCCCGAACTGACGGAACGCATCCGGAAAGGCTAG
- a CDS encoding electron transfer flavoprotein subunit beta/FixA family protein, with amino-acid sequence MEILVCVKRVPDAAENEIVVEGGALRADDLVYSVNEWDNYAVEEAIQIVEREGGSVTVVTVGDGDSEEVLRREMAMGANQGLLLSDPAFAGADGLGLATILAAAVRKGTYDLVLTGALADDGAAQVGGMLAALLDWPFASLVNSIEVKGGLLRVGREIEGGTQEVSEIDLPCVLSIQTGINEPRYVGLRGIRKVASVELPVLDAAALGVAPPPARVRRVDYFVPPAGAGADMLTGTTAELAGQLVGLLKAKGGLK; translated from the coding sequence ATGGAGATCCTGGTTTGCGTGAAACGCGTTCCCGACGCCGCGGAGAACGAGATCGTCGTGGAGGGCGGCGCCCTCCGCGCCGACGACCTCGTGTACTCCGTGAACGAATGGGACAACTACGCGGTGGAGGAGGCGATCCAGATCGTCGAAAGGGAGGGCGGCAGCGTCACCGTCGTCACCGTGGGCGACGGGGATTCCGAGGAGGTGCTGCGCCGCGAGATGGCCATGGGCGCCAACCAGGGCCTGCTGCTCAGCGATCCGGCCTTCGCCGGCGCCGACGGCCTGGGCCTGGCCACCATCCTGGCCGCCGCGGTGCGCAAGGGAACCTACGACCTGGTCCTCACCGGGGCCCTGGCCGACGACGGCGCCGCCCAGGTGGGCGGGATGCTGGCGGCGCTCCTGGACTGGCCCTTCGCGTCCCTCGTGAACAGCATCGAGGTGAAGGGGGGCCTCCTGCGGGTGGGCCGCGAGATCGAAGGGGGCACCCAGGAGGTGAGCGAGATCGACCTGCCCTGCGTCCTCTCCATCCAGACCGGCATCAACGAGCCCCGGTACGTGGGCCTCCGGGGCATCCGCAAGGTGGCCTCCGTGGAGCTGCCCGTCCTGGACGCCGCGGCCCTGGGCGTGGCGCCGCCGCCCGCCAGGGTCCGCCGCGTCGACTACTTCGTGCCGCCGGCGGGGGCCGGGGCGGACATGCTCACCGGGACCACGGCCGAACTGGCCGGGCAGCTGGTGGGGCTCCTGAAGGCCAAGGGAGGGCTCAAGTGA
- a CDS encoding (Fe-S)-binding protein yields MTPFSPATSTLAGLPAWLLFILIPLAGLSVFAWIIRKRLEPLLRAAPDPRRGQTGARLFLVLKIWLAQWRHPRYLLAGVLHIILFFGFLVLGARSFQLVFLGIFDGFTLPGFGHAYDVLKDYASTATFLAVATLAVRRAAFRPERYAVPESMGKDHTPEALLILGLILTLLLSESLFEGSLLAATGGAASPLTLAWAFRHALAAAPLPVLGHLNLAGYVIHDLTFFLFLCFLPLGKHFHVITSLFNVFWMRVGTGNVKPVRHGVDEAHLDEIKSFGVKTFEDFTWKHMLDFYSCADCGRCSDRCPANFVKRPLSPRFISIKARDYAFSHYPLLGEAVAGKPLVGSIFSEDEIWSCTTCGACEEECPLGIEYVDKIVDLRRGMVDEGLVPQSMQKPLSALEKRGNPWGKLEKKRADWTADAGVPVKQVDAGDTAPTLYFVDSISSYDDRMQKIAQASARILAKAEVDFVVLGKEEKDSGHDVRRFGEEMLFQSLKDHNTEGIRASQATRIVTNDPHALNALRNDYSGIPPVQHMSELIAAGLESGKLRMKAPADGRTYTYHDPCYLGRHNGVYDPPRNALDAIPGLKRVEMEGNCRDRSFCCGGGGLMLFYEPQEEKRMGVVRVEMARKAGADVIVTACPYCLTNIEDAIKVAGLEGKMEAIDLCELVDGHLQND; encoded by the coding sequence ATGACCCCATTCTCCCCGGCCACCTCGACCCTGGCGGGCCTTCCCGCCTGGCTCCTCTTCATCCTCATCCCCCTCGCGGGCCTTTCCGTCTTCGCCTGGATCATCCGCAAGCGCCTGGAGCCCCTGCTCCGGGCCGCCCCGGATCCCCGGCGCGGCCAGACCGGGGCCCGGCTCTTCCTGGTCCTCAAGATCTGGCTCGCCCAGTGGCGGCACCCCCGCTACCTCCTGGCCGGCGTCCTGCACATCATCCTCTTCTTCGGGTTCCTGGTCCTGGGGGCCCGGTCCTTCCAGCTGGTGTTCCTGGGCATCTTCGACGGATTCACCCTGCCGGGCTTCGGCCACGCCTACGACGTGCTCAAGGACTACGCCTCCACCGCCACCTTCCTGGCAGTGGCCACCCTGGCGGTGCGCCGCGCCGCCTTCAGGCCGGAGCGCTACGCGGTGCCGGAGTCCATGGGCAAGGACCACACCCCCGAGGCCCTCCTCATCCTGGGCCTCATCCTCACCCTGCTCCTGTCCGAGAGCCTCTTCGAGGGCAGCCTCCTGGCGGCCACGGGCGGCGCCGCCTCGCCCCTGACCCTGGCCTGGGCCTTCCGCCACGCCCTGGCCGCGGCCCCCCTGCCCGTCCTGGGCCACCTGAACCTGGCCGGGTACGTCATCCACGACCTCACCTTCTTCCTCTTCCTGTGCTTCCTGCCCCTGGGCAAGCATTTCCACGTCATCACGTCGCTGTTCAACGTGTTCTGGATGCGGGTGGGCACCGGCAACGTCAAGCCCGTGCGCCACGGGGTGGACGAGGCCCACCTCGACGAGATCAAGTCCTTCGGGGTCAAGACCTTCGAGGACTTCACCTGGAAGCACATGCTGGACTTCTACAGCTGCGCGGACTGCGGGCGCTGCTCCGACCGGTGCCCGGCCAATTTCGTCAAGCGCCCCCTCTCCCCCCGCTTCATCAGCATCAAGGCCCGGGACTACGCCTTCTCCCACTACCCGCTCCTGGGCGAGGCCGTGGCCGGCAAGCCCCTGGTGGGCAGCATCTTCAGCGAGGACGAGATCTGGAGCTGCACCACCTGCGGCGCCTGCGAGGAGGAATGCCCCCTGGGCATCGAGTACGTGGACAAGATCGTGGACCTCCGCCGGGGCATGGTGGACGAGGGCCTGGTGCCCCAGTCCATGCAGAAGCCCCTGAGCGCCCTGGAGAAGCGCGGCAACCCCTGGGGCAAGCTGGAGAAGAAGCGCGCCGACTGGACCGCGGACGCGGGGGTGCCCGTCAAGCAGGTGGACGCAGGCGACACCGCCCCGACCCTCTACTTCGTGGACAGCATCAGCAGCTACGACGACCGCATGCAGAAGATCGCCCAGGCCTCGGCCCGCATCCTGGCCAAGGCGGAGGTGGACTTCGTGGTGCTGGGCAAGGAGGAGAAGGACAGCGGCCACGACGTGCGGCGCTTCGGGGAGGAGATGCTCTTCCAGAGCCTGAAGGACCACAACACCGAAGGCATCCGCGCCTCCCAGGCCACCCGCATCGTCACCAACGACCCCCACGCCCTCAACGCCCTCAGGAACGACTACTCCGGGATCCCGCCCGTGCAGCACATGAGCGAGCTCATCGCCGCGGGCCTGGAAAGCGGCAAGCTGCGCATGAAGGCCCCCGCCGACGGCCGCACCTACACCTACCACGACCCCTGCTACCTGGGGCGCCACAACGGCGTCTACGACCCGCCCCGCAACGCCCTGGACGCCATTCCCGGCCTCAAGCGCGTGGAGATGGAGGGGAACTGCCGGGACCGGTCCTTCTGCTGCGGCGGAGGCGGCCTCATGCTCTTCTACGAGCCCCAGGAGGAAAAGCGCATGGGCGTGGTGCGGGTGGAGATGGCCCGCAAGGCCGGGGCCGACGTGATCGTCACCGCCTGCCCCTACTGCCTCACCAACATCGAGGACGCCATCAAGGTGGCCGGCCTCGAAGGCAAGATGGAAGCCATCGACCTGTGCGAGCTGGTCGACGGCCACCTTCAGAACGACTGA